The Primulina eburnea isolate SZY01 chromosome 12, ASM2296580v1, whole genome shotgun sequence genome includes the window ATGCAAAAAATTTCAACTTTTTGTACCAGCACCATTTCTTTACTACCAAAGGCTCTCGTTTTGTTGTGCTATTAACTTGAGAATCTgtgaaaaaaaaatagttttctCTCCCTTTCTTTTGTTCTTTTGCGATGTACGTTAAACTGGATTTTTTAGTAGAAAGTAATGAAATCTTGAGTGGTGTTAAATGTGTAAATCCCCTTAAAAACGGCATGAGTTACTATTgtaagtttagctcataaatgTCCCCACAAACTAGAAGCGAAACTGAACCAAAGTTGAACAACCTGCAATCTCATTAATCATTATTCTGATACATTGGTACACCAAGGTTATCTGACAACAAATCCAGCAAAAGATGCACCCTGATTCTAACTCACCGGCCATGCATTTCCTTGTTATTATttgacattaaaaaaaaaaagagttcgTCTGAACCCCACCAGCCAATATTAGCAATCCCAAAAATCACCATAAAATTATTAAAGACATGCATCATCTTTTCCTGCAGGCGGTCTCTCTTTGTGCATTAAAGTAGAGTGCAGCAACAGGAAAATCCAGGCAATTTTCTTGCGCAAATCTCCTTGTGTTGAAATGATCCCTTGAAGAAGGTAGGTACTTCACGCTATACCTCACTTTCTGCTTGAAAACAACAAATGCATATCGATGGATGCCTATCGTTGGCTTCGGCTTCTCATAGCATACAACTTCTCTCCCTGTTTAATCATTTCATATTTGTGTTCTTAATTTGACTGGATTTTAGATttataaaataagaaattattagAACTTACCAAAAGAAGCATCAGTAGTGCCAGGAATATCTGTAACTATCCTGAAAATGAGTTGTTAAATTTATCAGTTCATATACATCATATATATGCTGACTATATATGTAATATATACTTATAATATATGTTCACAAACCAGTGGACGTGTTCCCTCAAGTACGGGTCACTCGGACTCGGAGCATCCGGATCAGTCATGACCTTCAATCGAATATATATTTAAGTATCAACTCGCGCGTTTAAATTGAGCTTTAGAAACACGACTTACAAGAGTATAAGCGGTCCTCATGTCTTCTCCACCTATCTCGACCCTAGGCTTCGTAGCCACAGCAGCAGGCATGAGTTCATGTCCATTGGAGACATGTTTGTTCCCATTATATATCACATTTAAATGCACACAAGGATCGAAACTATCGATCACTTCTCCTATAATCCTTCCTACACGAAGGGTTTCCGCAATCCTCGACATGATTGCCAGTAGTCCGGTATTGCTCTAAATTTTTCAAGACAAAAAGCCTTGTAGGAATAGTGGATATATATATTTCTGAGAGTGAAATGTGTTTTTTGTCTGGTTTTGATTTGTGGGATTGATCGAAAGAGTTAAAATAG containing:
- the LOC140807303 gene encoding CEN-like protein 1, producing MSRIAETLRVGRIIGEVIDSFDPCVHLNVIYNGNKHVSNGHELMPAAVATKPRVEIGGEDMRTAYTLVMTDPDAPSPSDPYLREHVHWIVTDIPGTTDASFGREVVCYEKPKPTIGIHRYAFVVFKQKVRYSVKYLPSSRDHFNTRRFAQENCLDFPVAALYFNAQRETACRKR